The Nicotiana tomentosiformis chromosome 9, ASM39032v3, whole genome shotgun sequence genome contains the following window.
ttgagtctcctttgatgttcaatacaTGGTTTGGATCCTTACTCCAAGTTggtcttatgcatgcaaaatgctgGGATTATCccctgaatatccgccaaagtccacacAATAGCCTTCTTATTCCCTTTTAGCACGGCCAAAGTGGAGTCTATCTGCACGTTAGCcaaataagaggaaagaataaccgacAAAGTAGAACAtggaccaagaaattcataccgaagttgtggaggcaatggcttcaactccaaggtaggaggctcttaagtagaaggctttgtaggaggagttgtcctattttcaataGCCAGGGATATTCTTCGGGGAGCATAGatatacgaccccattccttgcaaagagttcgcACATTCCATGAATTTATCCATCTCGTTATCATCAAATTTGAGCAAGacgacctccaacatatcaccaacattgatcatagcacttgatcatcaacaataacattggtcaccaagtccacaaaagagcacacctcattTCTATTTGGTTGCCACATGGGCTTACACACATGGAagaccaccttttcatcaccaacccggaatgTAAGTTCttcggcttcaacatcacaaagagccttccccatagcaaggaaaggtctcccaagaataattggcacctcataatcaacttgaCAATCTACAATGACAAAATCcgctggaagaatgaatttataaacacgaaccaagacatttttaatcactcccaaaggtctcttcatagtgTGATCgtccatttgcaatctcataaaGGTGGGTGTTGGTTGACCAATTCCCAAGGTATTAAAGaatgaatagggcatcaaattgatacttgaaCCTAGATCACAAAGATATTTTTCAAACTCAGCACTTCCAATTGtataaggaatcgtgaaagcatcgggatcctccaacttaggagccattgaatgcacaaatgcactcacttgatgagtgactttgatggtttCAAAATTTATTGGCAATTTCTCTGTCATGAGATCCTTCATAGCTTTGCTTAGCCtagcatttgttccaaagcttcaactaatggcacattgattgataGACTCTTCAtgatttgaatgaacttcttgaattgattctctccattttgcttggcaagtatTTGAGAGTAcagaggtggaggcttaggcaatggtgcatTAGCCTTTCgcactaccggctccggtatgtcattgatgtgatccctagatgggttcacctcctcttgagtctcttccacactatcatcaatatcaatccgaacttcatcatttgattgcatcacattgttcgggacctcttcttcttataccacttgctcatcatccacaagttgcctttgacttgaggtgggtgcattacCACCTCTTCCACTTATTGTAGTAACGGCAAtagcatgccccgtgttgtttccaccctttgggtttactaccgtgtcacttggtagtgcccccttaggatgagaatttagagcttgagagatttgccccatttgcacttctatgttgtggatcgatgtgttgtgtgaggcaagtttggcatccgaatcggcattcttttctatcatttgcttgaacatattctcaatacgccccatttcagtgtttgaagaacttggaccatgagaaggataaagaggcgggttgtttggttgttgatacatcgggggcgtTTGAAAATacgacccccggttgccttgattattgttccatccgccctgattgttacccccccccccaatttgcTTTATTATTtgcactccaatttccttgattgttgttcttATGCCAATTCCCTTTACTATTGCCATGACtctaatttccttggttgttagaattccaatcgccttgattgttttgatgtcgctattgttgttggtttgggccttggaaggttttttttgcccttgaaagttgttcacatattgcacctcctcttgttattcattataagaatcatcttgatcaaaacaaCTATCTTGTTCATCccttccatggcattgacttgcttaggattttgcacttgttgaatttgaccctttgctagttgattcatAGTGGTACTCAATTCAGTAATGGCCttcccatggtcatgcaactctttgtgaaggtggatcacatTCGGATCACCtcgtggaacattagcccgggatttCCAAGCCGATGAtgtttccgccaactcatccaaaatctcacacgcttccgcataaggcgtagtatTGAAATTCCTagcggcaagttgattcactacaaattggttggttgtgttaatcccacgatagaaagtttgttgaatcatattctccgtcatatcgttgttaggacattccttaaccattgttctatagtgTTCCCATATCttgtgtagtggttcatttggctcttgcttgaatgcgaAAATCAcatcccgaagtgtagccatgtgcacCAGAGAGAAAAACTTATAAATCAACTTTtagccaactcatcccaagtgtgagtggaatggtttggcaatcaTTCCAACTAATATAAAGCTTTCACCCGTAAAGAGAAGGAAAAATgtcttagcctcaatgcatcctcggagataTTTGTTTGCTTAATCCCCCAACACGTGTCCATACACCATTTCAaatgtttgtacgcattttgagttggagcaccggtgaataaaccccgttgctcaagcaaaatgagcatcacattggtaagttgaaagttgcccgccttaatacggggagggactattgcacttgcatatgcTTCATTGGGTAATATCCGGTGTGGATctgctcgtggtggaggtgggggtggatcatggacattgtcatgaggcactcagcCTCTTCTATTGGCCTGAGATTCAAGAGGAacatcatcaacatgatcatcctCGACGTCCACATCCCCTAAAGGTAaatttccgagctcattgtttgccatggttgcaCCTACAATTTCTTAAACaaattagtaacacggaaggaaaagaagatattcaaaaaacacactcaaatatatagctcACACCGTTTTTACACtccgacaacgacgccaaaaattgatcacgtccaCAACACACCCTAATAAGAGATATGACACGGTcatatgcaataataattacccaactaggagtcggggtcAAATCCACTAGGAGTTAtaatgggagttaggagtatatatttgaaggaaGTAAATAGGTTAtctaagattacacttccacaacaaggttttgttttctatttctgttgttactctaatgaatgcaagataaataaaataaattataaataaatacttttgaggtttttgaggtttttccaatTGGGTTAAAGGCTTAGGGTTGTGACCAtaattgtcatgccccgaacaaggggagcgcgaccggcgctcaaccgagatacctaggccgagcaagcctgtacaataccttctatctTACTCGCCCATGAATAATGAGAAGAtatatttatatcattaattaaatattGAGTGGATTCCATGAACGATGCCAATCCCATTACCATTAGTCACTTCTTTatatagtctcaaaatacatacacagtCATAATTAAAGTGCAACAAGTGATTCAAATACAGCCAGGCTAGTTTGACTCACCTAACACCCATATACCACCCACATTGtgcctacggagcctctatggataTGAAATACTATGATAACGTTGGCAACAACtccccaactatacctcaaaacataatacacatggGACAAAAGATAAACGATcccgaatgaagtggggctcactaaaTCTGCTTAGAAGAGGGTGTACTATTATCAATGATCAATGCCACCTATTGCAGAACTATtgcggaaccacctgcatccattaaaaatgCAGCACAGCCAGCAAAAGCgacattagtacatatgaaatagtactagcaTGTAAGACTAAGCACCATCTCATTAGAACGAATGATAACCCAAGGAAGGATAATCATAAATcaatggaagcctcaaacaatgctaaaacatcaaattaggagcaagataagtgccaagtaaatttccattattttaggttgggagatcttatcaccgatataccattgtgattttagcacggagtctgatcacgacccgattggctaggccatcttacCCGAAGACATCAACGACAATCACAATCACTATCACAGTTTCAATCATTAACTCGATCACAATTTTCAGCATAATGACCACCATGTGTGttgcatggcgtccgatcacgacccgaccaaCTAGGCCATCTCACAACAATACAGTGTGGATTGACATCACCATTttctagaaatcatctcatcccaataaaggggaatatttCTTCACATCAATCTCGTCCCAAATGAACAGAATCATTACAATCCATTCCTACATTGGTatgtgtagtttcagggttaggcTATTTTAACCTACCCTttctcggtgactaacgatactcccaaagtgtTATGTTATTTAATAGAGTCACAAATCATTTCAAAATCTTTTACATGTTTCTtagtttcattggcactagtggcaccaaatgtaatatcattcttggcacttggccgtgtTTCATGTTTCATGCTCTGCtcacctctttcactttcaaacatcatcacggatcaTTAACAATAAAGCATTTATATTCAATACTTGAGTAAACATGTGATCAAGTAAGAGTCTTAAGAACATTGAGaattcttacacaatttggcataatagctttcgCTTGAATCACGACTAGAAGTTATAGCATTTAGACAtgcaactcatactttgaacacattctcaattaGTAACACAACATAACAGGAATTTtcagaatacatattgaacacatatatcttttgacacattGCTTAATTGGAATAATAAATTTATAATGAGAAACTCCGGACTTTCAAGGACATTGTGGAGTTCAATTCTATacgaggagtttagccaacatacctcgctttgagctttccttaattcactacact
Protein-coding sequences here:
- the LOC138899017 gene encoding uncharacterized protein, translating into MKDLMTEKLPINFETIKVTHQVSAFVHSMAPKLEDPDAFTIPYTIGSAEFEKYLCDLGSSINLMPYSFFNTLGIGQPTPTFMRLQMDDHTMKRPLGVIKNVLVRVYKFILPADFVIVDCQVDYEVPIILGRPFLAMGKALCDVEAEELTFRVGDEKVVFHVCKPMWQPNRNEVCSFVDLVTNVIVDDQIDSTLAVLKGNKKAIVWTLADIQGIIPAFCMHKTNLE